A single Pan troglodytes isolate AG18354 chromosome X, NHGRI_mPanTro3-v2.0_pri, whole genome shotgun sequence DNA region contains:
- the RTL9 gene encoding retrotransposon Gag-like protein 9 codes for MSIPLHSLRFNNTMREENIEPQNKQMAFCRPMTETRADVQILHSHVQLPIVSTSASDPGGTSTQLMTSPVFDTMSAPLMGVPNSGALSPPLMPASDSGALSPLLMPASDSGALSPLLMPALDSGTLSPLLSTSEYGVMSPGMMTIPDFGTMSATLMVAPDSAEISPLATPAPSSGAVCTPIMSTSSSEAMSTPLMLAPDSGEISPILMQDMNPGVMSTQPVPAPSSEAMSPLQITDEDTEAMSKVLMTALASGEISSLLMSGTDSEAISSLIMSAVASGGTSPQPTSTQNSGGIPTPLMSDLDSGIMSSLLMSSPGSEVMSTPLLSVPDAGEMSTLPKPAPDAEAMSPALMTALPSGVMPTQTMPAPGSGVMSPWSTQNVDSEMMSNPPVRATASGVMSAPPVRALDSGAMSTPLMGAPASGNMSTLQKTVPASGAMTTSLMTLPSSGVMSTEQMSATASRVMSAQLTMAKTSGAMPTGSMKAVAKQHKRATASGKMSTPLRKDPTSGAMSTQPVMATASETMSMPQLTVPASGSMSMLQMRAPVSEAMSMPQMRTMASGLTSAEQMKAMTSGAMSTPLMTAQTSGSTSTLLMRDTASGVMSCPQMRSLASGALSKPLMTPKASGTMFTEKMTTTASEAMPTLLMRDTVSGALSMPQMTDTASGGLSASLMRDTASGAMSTSQMTATVSGGMSMPLMRAQDPGVMPASLMRAKASGKMLSQPMSTQDPGGMSMSPMRSMTAGGMQMNSPTSDVMSTPTVRAWTSETMSTPLMRTSDSGERPSLLTRASSSGEMSLPLMKAPASGEIATPLRSPAYGAMSAPQMTATASGMMSSMPQVKAPISGAMSMPLTRSTASGGMSMPLMRAPDSRVTSTSQMMPTASGDMCTLPVRAPASGGASSPLVRAPASGTMSTPLRRPSACETVSTELMRASASGHMSTAQTTALVSGGMSKPLMRAPASGTMPMPLMSAMASGEMSMPLMETMASGATSTLQSSVANSRSMSLPQTTYTVSGGMATAPIRASASGARSTSFMRASVSGSMPMPLPRATASGCGMGMSMPQMTATDSRGMSTPLMRASGPGTMSTQQTAFGVMSTPEIKATDSGEASTSHINITASGSKPTSHMTATTPETAKPPPKEVPSFGMLTPALCYLLEEQEAARGSCSVEEEMEIDEEKQMKGFLDDSERMAFLVSLHLGAAERWFILQMEVGEPLSHENKSFLRRSQGIYDSLSEIDILSAVLCHPKQGQKSVRQYATDFLLLARHLSWSDAILRTRFLEGLSEAVTTKMGRIFLKVAGSLKELIDRSLYTECQLAEEKDSPGNSSQVLPTACKRNNEEAMGNELSSQQQTEEHQHVSKRCYYLKEHGDPQEGLHDHLGQSTGHHQKAHTNK; via the exons GACAGAGACCAGAGCAGACGTACAGATTCTGCATTCTCATGTACAGTTGCCTATAGTCTCAACTTCAGCCTCAGACCCTGGAGGGACATCCACACAGTTGATGACATCTCCAGTCTTTGACACCATGTCTGCACCTCTAATGGGAGTACCAAACTCTGGAGCATTGTCCCCACCCCTAATGCCAGCCTCAGACTCTGGGGCACTTTCCCCATTGCTAATGCCAGCCTCAGACTCTGGGGCACTATCCCCATTGCTAATGCCAGCCTTAGATTCTGGAACATTGTCCCCATTGCTGTCCACTTCAGAGTATGGGGTAATGTCCCCAGGGATGATGACAATTCCTGATTTTGGAACGATGTCCGCAACGCTAATGGTAGCACCAGATTCTGCAGAGATATCACCATTGGCAACGCCAGCTCCATCCTCTGGAGCGGTGTGTACACCTATAATGAGCACTTCATCCTCTGAGGCAATGTCCACACCATTAATGCTAGCCCCAGATTCTGGAGAGATATCCCCAATTCTAATGCAAGATATGAATCCTGGAGTGATGTCTACACAGCCAGTGCCAGCTCCCAGCTCTGAGGCAATGTCCCCATTGCAAATTACAGATGAAGACACCGAAGCAATGTCCAAAGTGCTAATGACTGCTCTAGCCTCTGGAGAGATATCTTCGCTGCTAATGTCAGGCACGGACTCTGAAGCAATATCCTCACTGATAATGTCAGCTGTAGCTTCTGGAGGAACATCACCCCAGCCGACAAGCACCCAAAACTCTGGGGGAATACCTACCCCGCTCATGTCAGATCTAGACTCTGGAATAATGTCATCACTTTTAATGTCATCTCCAGGTTCTGAAGTAATGTCCACACCGCTACTGTCAGTCCCAGATGCTGGAGAAATGTCCACATTACCAAAGCCAGCTCCAGATGCTGAAGCAATGTCCCCAGCACTAATGACGGCCCTACCCTCTGGAGTGATGCCCACCCAAACGATGCCAGCCCCAGGCTCTGGGGTGATGTCCCCATGGTCAACACAAAATGTAGACTCTGAAATGATGTCTAATCCGCCAGTGAGAGCAACAGCCTCTGGGGTGATGTCTGCACCACCAGTAAGAGCTTTAGACTCTGGAGCAATGTCCACACCGCTAATGGGAGCCCCAGCCTCTGGAAATATGTCTACATTGCAAAAGACAGTTCCAGCCTCTGGAGCCATGACCACCTCACTGATGACACTCCCAAGCTCTGGAGTGATGTCCACAGAGCAAATGTCAGCCACAGCCTCTAGAGTAATGTCCGCACAGTTAACAATGGCCAAAACTTCTGGAGCAATGCCCACAGGCTCTATGAAAGCCGTGGCAAAACAACACAAGAGAGCCACAGCCTCTGGAAAGATGTCCACGCCACTGAGGAAAGATCCAACTTCTGGAGCAATGTCCACCCAACCAGTTATGGCAACAGCCTCTGAAACAATGTCCATGCCACAATTGACAGTCCCAGCCTCTGGATCAATGTCCATGCTGCAAATGAGAGCCCCTGTCTCTGAAGCAATGTCCATGCCACAAATGAGAACCATGGCCTCAGGATTGACATCTGCAGAACAGATGAAAGCCATGACTTCTGGAGCAATGTCCACCCCACTAATGACAGCCCAAACCTCTGGATCAACATCCACGCTGTTAATGAgagacacagcctcaggagtgATGTCCTGTCCACAAATGAGATCTCTGGCCTCTGGAGCATTGTCCAAGCCACTAATGACACCCAAAGCCTCAGGAACGATGTTCACGGAGAAAATGACAACCACAGCTTCTGAAGCAATGCCCACACTGCTAATGAGAGACACAGTTTCTGGAGCTCTGTCCATGCCGCAAATGACAGACACAGCCTCTGGAGGGTTGTCTGCATCGCTAATGAGAGACACAGCTTCTGGAGCAATGTCCACATCACAAATGACAGCCACAGTCTCTGGAGGGATGTCCATGCCACTAATGAGAGCTCAAGACCCAGGAGTAATGCCTGCCTCACTAATGAGAGCCAAAGCGTCTGGAAAGATGCTCAGTCAGCCAATGAGCACCCAAGATCCTGGAGGGATGTCCATGTCGCCCATGAGGTCCATGACCGCTGGAGGGATGCAGATGAATTCCCCAACCTCTGATGTGATGTCCACACCAACAGTGAGAGCCTGGACCTCTGAAACAATGTCCACACCACTAATGAGAACCTCAGACTCTGGAGAGAGGCCCTCACTGCTCACAAGAGCTTCATCCTCTGGAGAGATGTCCCTACCACTAATGAAAGCTCCAGCTTCTGGAGAGATAGCCACGCCTCTGAGATCCCCAGCTTATGGAGCCATGTCTGCTCCACAAATGACAGCCACAGCCTCTGGAATGATGTCATCCATGCCACAAGTGAAGGCTCCCATCTCTGGAGCAATGTCCATGCCACTAACAAGATCCACAGCCTCTGGAGGGATGTCCATGCCACTGATGAGAGCCCCAGACTCTAGAGTGACATCCACATCACAAATGATGCCCACAGCTTCTGGAGACATGTGCACACTACCAGTGCGAGCCCCAGCCTCTGGAGGGGCGTCCTCACCACTAGTAAGAGCTCCAGCCTCTGGAACTATGTCCACACCACTAAGGAGACCCTCAGCCTGTGAAACTGTGTCCACAGAGTTAATGAGAGCTTCAGCCTCTGGACATATGTCCACTGCACAAACAACAGCCCTGGTCTCTGGAGGGATGTCCAAGCCGTTAATGAGAGCCCCGGCCTCTGGAACAATGCCCATGCCTTTAATGTCAGCCATGGCTTCTGGAGAGATGTCTATGCCGCTAATGGAAACCATGGCCTCTGGAGCAACGTCCACATTGCAAAGCAGTGTTGCGAACTCTAGATCTATGTCCTTGCCACAAACAACATATACCGTGTCTGGAGGGATGGCCACAGCGCCAATTAGAGCCTCTGCTTCTGGAGCAAGGTCCACATCATTTATGAGAGCCTCAGTTTCTGGATCGATGCCCATGCCACTACCAAGAGCCACAGCCTCTGGATGTGGCATGGGTATGTCCATGCCACAAATGACAGCCACAGACTCTAGAGGGATGTCCACACCACTAATGAGGGCCTCAGGCCCTGGAACAATGTCCACACAACAGACAGCCTTTGGAGTGATGTCCACTCCGGAAATCAAAGCCACAGACTCTGGAGAGGCATCCACCTCTCACATTAACATCACAGCCTCTGGATCAAAGCCCACATCGCACATGACTGCCACAACTCCTGAAACTGCGAAACCACCACCAAAGGAAGTGCCATCCTTCGGAATGTTGACCCCAGCACTCTGCTACCTCTTAGAAGAGCAGGAAGCAGCCCGGGGCTCATGCTCTGTGGAGGAAGAGATGGAGATTGATGAGGAGAAGCAAATGAAGGGGTTTTTGGACGATTCAGAGAGAATGGCATTTCTGGTGTCTCTTCATCTGGGAGCAGCAGAGAGGTGGTTCATCTTGCAAATGGAGGTAGGAGAACCTCTCTCACATGAAAATAAATCTTTCCTGAGAAGATCCCAGGGCATATATGACTCCCTGTCTGAGATAGACATCCTCAGTGCTGTTCTTTGCCATCCCAAACAGGGCCAAAAGTCAGTCAGGCAGTATGCCACTGACTTCCTGCTGCTGGCCCGACATTTGTCTTGGTCTGATGCCATTCTACGGACCAGGTTTCTGGAAGGACTCTCAGAAGCTGTTACCACCAAAATGGGTCGGATCTTCCTGAAGGTGGCTGGCAGCCTAAAGGAGCTGATAGACAGGTCTCTGTACACCGAGTGCCAGCTGGCTGAAGAGAAGGATTCCCCAGGCAACTCAAGCCAGGTTCTGCCAACAGCCTGTAAGCGGAATAATGAGGAGGCCATGGGGAATGAACTGAGCTCTCAGCAGCAGACTGAGGAG CATCAGCATGTTTCCAAACGCTGTTACTACCTGAAAGAGCATGGAGACCCCCAAGAAGGTCTTCATGATCACCTTGGACAGAGCACAGGCCATCATCAGAAGGCCCATACCAACAAGTAA